Sequence from the Erythrolamprus reginae isolate rEryReg1 chromosome 2, rEryReg1.hap1, whole genome shotgun sequence genome:
catagatggtcactgcaacttaaattttctcccaccttaacctctgaaacccaattcccattcgtaaagacgaaatctagaatattctcccctctagtcggtgtcttaaccagctgtgccagagctgctcctgtaaaggcctctaccatattcttacttttgcatgtaagggcactggggatattccagtcaacatcaggcatgttgaaatcacccataaccacaatatctccctttagtgccatttgggtaatttcatccaccatcttgttgtcatattcctcagattgccctggaggcctatagatcaccccaagtctaatgacagaaccgtctttgtttttcatgcaaacccagagagtctccataTCCAATGTTGATTAGAGTCCACAGTCCTCAGTCAAGTAATGGGATGTTAGTAAGCAAAGTTCAAAGGTTCCGTTCCGTTCCAAGTATATGGGAAAGTTTATTAGTCAATTTAAATCAAAGATCAACACCATAGATGTCATCGCGACGAAGACCAGGGAAAAGAGCAAGGGGAaaagaagggggaagagagaaaagcaaagaaaaatgaatattctGTTCTCCGGTTTTGTAGTCTATCACCGACTCGCTCCGCTCACGACCTGCCTCTCTCGCGAACTTCCGCTCACCCTCACGACTTCTAACAAAAACTTTCTCCCGCTGCTGTTTTTCTGCCAAGTTGTTGTCAATCTGTCAAAACAATCAATTTCCAGGGACTTCAATGGTGTTTTGTATATATCCAAATAGTATGTCCCTCTCTGAGCGCCTAGTTCTGTTTTCTTATGCCACCATCTGTCATTCAGTCGCCGCCTTCTCAGTCGTTCTGGCAATCAGATCCGATCAGCCGATTAACACTCCCAGCTGGGGTTTCACTCTAAAGCCATCTAATACCATCAACATATAACACTGATTTGAAAATAGTCCGGAAAAAACTCACTTTCCAATAAAGCCTTCTCGTCATCTTCCTTACAGCTTCCTCAGTGAAGTCGGAGCGTCACGTCTTTAGGCCGATTGAAATGATCGTTTTTTCCATGTATCGGCAAGAGGTGATCCTCGCTATTCGGGGGGTGCGCTGGAAATTCCTCTCTAATATCACTGGCTCTACAGGTTTGTGATCGCCCTAAAGCCGCCGAAAAAACCACGGAAAGCCACAGCAAACCCAGAGATACCGAAGGCTACCCAGCTATCAGTGTGATGCCAAAACCGGAAGTTctagaatatatatattcttacTTAAATGGCAGAGAAAGGACACCACAATTTGCTTCCATGGATTCTCTTTAAACATTCCTTTCAGAGGCCTGAATCCcccttttaaataagggtttaatTAATTGACCTTGTAATTAATTTTTACCATCACTGAGTTATAATCATCCAGGCCTttgaaataaaaggaaggaaagggaccccgggatcccctcccccaaatctccccccccctcagACTCACCTCTCTGGCCCACCACAGAAGCGCTCTGGGCAGTCTTGTAGTTGTTCCGGCAGAAGGAATCCACAGCAGCCTTCCGGTACCGCAGGGCTAACTTGTCTCTATTCCACGCGTCCGCAGTCGCCTTCCCAAACTCTGTGATGGCCTTGAACTCCCCGCAGTCGCTGTCGAAGCGGACAATCTCCTGCCGGTCATAAATGTACCTCCACAGGAGCCTCACCTGCTGCGTCCCGTTGAGGAAGTGGCACTCGCCCTTCTCCTGGGCCAGGAAATGGgctgcagggagggaggaagaggaggaaggccatTAGGAGGGACTCCAGGGCCCATTGTTTACAGCCACtggtagaagaggaggagggtcccctggaggagggaaagggaacTCTCCCAGccctagagagggagggagacttgCTATTGGGGGATCTGCACTCtgcagaggggggaaggaagaaagaaagaaggggagggcaagaaagaaagagggggagggaagagaggcagGGGCGGAaggtcggaaaaggcaggcagaatcCCAACTGGTCCAGGAGATCTAATctccctatatggctcagggccagactatttacgggaccgtctccttcCACCAATTAGAgtacacagagtcggcctcctccaggttccgtcagccaaacaatgcaggCTGGTggggccacgggggagggccttctctgttactGCCCCGACTTTATGGAGCCAACTCTCCCCCCCAGGTCCGTACGTCCCCCCTTCAGGCTTTCCGTaaagccacgaagacctggctatgctggcaggcctggaggccctaaatcaaccactatcAATTGGTATGAACGATTAGTATGTATGCTATTAAATTATCTTAGTTTTAatgatgattttagaatttttttcccttgacttctttttcttattgttgttaattataattttatactgctgtaagccacccagagttcttcgggattgggtggcagagaagtttaagtaagtaagtaggtaggtaggtaggtaggtaggtaggcaggcaggcaggcaggcaggcaggcaggcaggcaagcaagcaagcaagcaagcaaataggtaagtaagtaagtaactaactaactaaataaataaataaataaataaatctggatcaAAAGCGACctgaaggagggggaggggttgAAATaactttttagactggagggAAGCTAACATGGATACCTCCCTCTCGCTCTTCCATGGGGGGTAGGGGAGAATGGGGAGGGGGAACAATAAGTACATCTAGCCTGACCTTCTGGGATCTTCCAGCCCTTCAACTCCCACGGTTCCCTGGGCCACCCCAATTTTTCTTCTTGTCCCTAAAAGGATTCTCTGGGATcccaccttttccccctcccccaaaagcccccctgaAATCCCCCAAGAGCCTCTCAAAGGGAGGGTCTCCAGCCCCCCTTACAAAGAGGGGCCAGTTTGGGAGGAGAGACTCAGAGCCCCCCagatcctccccctcccttccaggCCCCCATAGAGCAGTGGGGAGGGGgttatgggggtgggggggttcttGGCCTTCTCCCAAAATTCAGGGTCTCCCTCTGAAGGGACCGAAGCTCCCCTCTTGTCTGACCCCCAAAGCCTCAGTTTTGAGATTCAGAAGAAAaactgaagttttttttttttaagccaaatTCTTTTTGCTCAAATGCGTCTTTTTCCTTTTGTGGATTCAGGACTGAAAATGCCTCAGTTTCCCTCTTTCGCTTtcgcttcccttcctctttccctgcaGCCCCCTCCGACCCAGACGCTGGGGGGGGCAAGGGCCCCCCGGCTGCGACTCCCCCCCCTCGGATACACTCGCTGAACGGGGGTCCCTCTCCATCCTCCTGGGGGAGCATgtggggagaaagggggaggagaccACGCAGAGATCGAGGCTGTTGGAGGCTCTGGAGACCAATAagctttcttccccctcccccactcgTAGGGTCCTTCCCAGCCCCCTCCTGCCCCCAACCCCCTCCTCCCCCGCCCAGCCCCCTATTTACCGGGGGTCTCCTTTCCCCCTTCGCTTCCGGGGATCCGGGCCAGTGCCCCCACCAGCTGCACCAGGGGGACCCCCACCAAAGCCATGGAGGCGGCCCCGGCAAGGGAGGAGAGAGACGCGGAGGCTCCCAGCCCCAGAGGCCGAATCAGGGGGGTCTGGATGGGGTGGGAGGAGTTTTCCTCGGACTTCGGCAATGGGCGTGTCCAGAAGGAGCAGACGGACCAATGGAAACTCTACcctctgcagcgtcatcggtctccgggcagagtcTCCCTTGACTTCGCCCGATACAGGAGCTAGTCCGAAGTCGAGAGAAGAGCGGGGAAAGGGGGAGGTTGTCAGTCTTGGGGGGCTGCATTCTAGGGGGCTCCTTCATGCCGGTTCCGGAGGGGAACGTGGACTCCCTTTTGCGCCCCCCTCCCCATCATCCTCATCCACTCTCCCTAGATAGAAATGGCACTTagccttatataccactttggttttacagccttctctaagcggccTACCGAGCCAGCCTCATCAATCTTTTTACCGACCGATCTCAGAATTAAACTCCTGGCTGTGTGCAGAGTTTGCCTGGTAGATTAGATACCATTTTGTATTATGAAGGAGCCAGATTCTCCATTCCTGCCGTTTCTTTGCCAGGAAACTCAACATTTTGACTGCACGGATCCTGAGAGTAAAGCGGACTTTATGGGTGGACAAATCAGCCCTGGGACTTCCAAGTCCTAAGAATCTATACTGTGGCATGAACATGAATTATTTCCCTtgtgccctgagtctcaggaaagCGGGAAAGGCTAAAGGGCTTCTGTATTTGGAGGTGGGGGCAAGGATGAAGGAAGGTTAGAACCCCTTGTTTCTGCTCCACTCTTAACCTCCCCTCTCTCTAGACAAGGAGAATTCGGCTCCCACGAGGTCTTCCAAACAGCAGGAACTGagcaaggggggagggaggggagcttcaggaaaATCAGGCAAGGCTAAAAGAGGAATGGGAAGTGAATCTTTTGAAGGAGGTGAGTTCGAGGAGGGTCTGAAGCTTCCCACTCCTTGTCTTGGAGGAGTTTCAGCCTATGCAGTAGCCCAGAtgcctcctggtggtctcccatcctcaGGCTGACCAGGCGGATCTCTCTCAGCTAGGTGAGGGCATGGGAGGCTGAAGGAGGAGGCAGAGTCCGAACCTGCCCCAAaattgtgtgtttggtttttttgtataatttttattgaattttttaaaagtataagacAGACAGAactaacaacatttaacatatataagagctaccattgctcctcctttatagaagtcttcctaatacaaaaataaaaagctaattctattttagatcaatacagaaaagtgaaCTTATCGATGAAATATCTGTTTGTATACAATACTAATtaatgcaaagaaaaataaacctaaattttcaaatattttctattgatTATATAATTATGATTAAATTGTTAAACTCGGTTATTAGAAATAGTGTTATTCATTGAATTTCATTATAAGTTgtattcaaaaatatacattttactgtttcatactttgtttttctttttttattttcaattatcttttttttctcaaattccaccatttatacactttttcccaaattttataaaattcagattctactTGATTATTTAATTGTGCGTTTGCACACACCCAGACACACAAAATGGGTCCCAGAGACTCTGATGGGACGCCCATCGCTCACCTGATCAAAGCAGAACGTTTAGGCTCTTTTCATGTTTCCCCCTacaagattttgattttctctcagtTCTCCCTGACACCCCCacaccacacacaaacacacacatacagcaGCTCTTCCTTCTGCAAGCCCCAACAGCTGCAGAGGCCCTTGGGCTTCGCTTCCCCAGCCTGAAGCTTTGGGCTCCTCCGAAGCGAAACTGAGGAACTGGCAGGGATCCAGCAGGCAACAAGCCTGGATTCTTCATCAGGGCAGCTCAGGGactctcctcctccgccccaTGGCTGAGTCTCCAGGTGGGGCAGTCCCTTTGTACAGTACTGTGAACCACTGgaaggagtccttgacttataatggTTTCTGAAACGACTGCTTGAAgtttcaatggcactgaaaaaagtgactctttgcctaatattccttcttttaaaagtttttaaaaattgttttgaatgtttttttaatactttCATGTAAATACCCATTTTTAGCTTTGCTGATTGCTGATTGCGACCCAGAGTCATTTGTTGTCAGTTGGAGGGCTATACACATTTGAGAGAGTttaggggggagagacagagagaggacagatggatggatggatggatggacggacagacagatagaccctAACCTTCATATTTTGAATATAAGCAGAAACATTAGAAGTATATTTGTTCACACCAGCATGTTGTGCATTTGTTGTAACCTCTTTACAtacagtgggggagggggagagtatTTTACTCCCTGAGAAAGAAATGATGAGTCCTCTGGAAGTCATGAAGGTTTCTCGGCTGACCTTTGGCACCTCGAACCTGCAGCTCCCTCCACAGATTTTCTCCTGGATTCACCCGGTTTATTCCTTGTATTGGTGCATCAGAGTCCCCTTTGACTGACCCCATATTTGGTTTctacatctgctgttttgtgcacTTTTTTCTTCCAATGGGGTTGATTCCCCTTCGTCTCCCTCTCACTTCGGCATCACTTTCAAGCCCTTTGGATGAGGAGAGGTGGTCGGTTCTCACAGCTGACCTTCTGGGTCCTCGTGTGGGGCAGCTCATCCCCTGCCAGAAGCCCCCACATGGGTGTTGTGAACCATGGTCCAAGAACCCCAGTTCCTCTCTGGAGAGACCCGTCCCCTAAGCCAGGCTCCACTTCCAGGGTGCTGCCTTCCCTCCTTGTATGGTACCCTTTATGGGCAGAGGGGGAGACAAAACCTCCTGTGCCCCCATCTCTCGGGCTCCCACTGGGCCCCCTGCTCCCAGTCTCTTGGCCTCGATTCCAGGGTGTTTATCCTTCCTCCccgcaggaaagaaggaaaaaaggtccATGTGGAGGAAACACACGGCTGCTgtccaaaggaagagggagacactGAGAAAAATCTGCCCTTTTATATCAAGATAAAAGAACGTTCGCAGCAGAGAAGACAGTCGGGAGCCTCCTGAGGTAAATCTCAAACAGCGCCCAGAGGAAAAAGGCGGGGGAAAGGGCCACGCCCCCTTCCCACCcccagcaaccaatcagagcGCAGATCCCCTCAGGCAGGAGCCCGCCCTCCCTCAGCCACCACGGGGTGTTTGGGACCTTTGTGCACTTTCCTTCTCCAGCCATTAAATTCACTCTCTTCACATTGAAAGTCTTCAAAACAAACAGAGCTGAGTTTGAATTGTCAGGCGCGTCTCTTTCCCGCCATTCCTCCCATCCTGGCACCTTTCCCCAAATCCACCAGAGGGCGATGTCTGCAAAGGGAAAGAAACTCCCCTTTGGCCCACCGGAGGGCGAACGTCACGGGGGTTTTTGCATAGGAGGCtgagaaggaagtgacatcaTTGAGCCTTGCCGCTCTAGGACGCCCCACTCGCTCTCCTTCAACCCTGGTGCCGCGTGAGACCGAGAGCGGCGGGAAAACCTCCAGACGTGTCCCAGGTGATGGGGGGGCTTCCCGGTCCCCATGTTCCCCTGCCGCCCTCTCCCTGCAGGGGAAGCGGAAGaagcgggggaggggaggaggcggGATTCGCCCCAGGCTCCCCGAGGGCCCGATCCTGTctccggagggggagagaagTGGGGCGGCCTCTGCAGCTGCCTCCTTCACGGCCCTGCTCTGGGGACCTCGGCCCTGCGCTGGGATAAGCCTCTTGGGGCTCCGGGCAGGTTGGGTGAAGGTCGCTCAGGGGCTGAATTCCATCTTCTCATTCtgggcctttgtttttccttccatctcagagacagaaaccggaagccatttgtggtctttgcaaggccacattttctcctgggggaagaaaaataaaacggAATCACCTGGATGGATCCGTCCTGTGTTCCCAGAAATGGTCCCGTGAAGGAAAAGGCGTCTGGAGACCCACAAAAGTCCTTGGACCcctttggagttgctctgcaggacagagaaaggatggagaccccacctTTTGCAGAGGAGGGAAGTGGGAAAGACCCTGCAGCCGCTCAGCCTGGGAAGTGGGGGAAGCTCTGGACAAGACCCGGGCGGAAGATCGTGGAGGAAGACTCCATCGTTCCTTCAGAAGTTCAGCCCTGGAACTCCCATCAAATCATGGGCGGCTGAGGATCCCCGAgcactttgcagccgactccacaAGTTGAGCAGGCCATGCCTGAGGCCGGAGAAacacaccaaagcccagatggTAGACCTGGTGGTCTTGGAGCAGTTCCtgtcccttctgcccccagaaatggagggctgggtgcgggagtgtggagcagagaccagctcccaggcggtggccctggtggaaggcctcctcctgagccaggcggaggagcagaaggagcaggtcCAGTTGCAGGTGAGACACTTTAGGGAGCTCAGAAAACGGTAGAGAATGTGGTTGAATACTTCACCCCTCCTTCCCAAACCTCTCTGGCGTTCATCACATGTGGCAGTTCTCCAATTTCTGTAGGACATTGTTCCGTTCTTTCACTAAATCTCACGGGTGGATATTGGGGGATTTGATGTTGTGTTGTGAATCTAGCAATCTGCTTTTTGTTGTGTGATGTACATTAATTctgcttctttttcccttcctcctgttTGAAGTGCTGCACTGTGGAGATGAGAGATCCTGAGGGAAAGAGGAATCCATCAAATCCCCCTCAGGAACCAATTTCCTGGAGGATCCCTTCGGAAGATCCAAGTCAGGTCACCACAGAAGGTAATGGAAGATCCTCCGATACCCATCtgtcctacctctctctctcttctcctcctattttgttaattatgcattttgaaattatttattccttacagagagacaaagaatgaATCTTTCTGGTTATTGTGATGGAGATCAAACAGCGGTTGAACCTTCAAATCAAGTAAGAAATGGAAAAGCTATTAGATTTCTATTCTCCTCTCAGGAAGTGAAGCGGGTGTGCAAAGTGCTCTCTCCTtctatttcccccccttgtttggCCCGGACTATTTTTGTCTTTTTCCACAACATGGAGAGCAGAACAGCAGGTTCAATTTCCTTTTAGCCAGCATAGCTTCCTCTGGTTATCTTGTTCTGCAAGGTATTCTTCCAACTTTAGAgtttaaaagaagcaatttttaaaaagtccttcaaGAAATAAGAATGAATACAGCATatagaaaagaaatacaaaacaaattTCCAGTCCTCTGATTTGCGCCTTGTTTAGGAGATCAAACATTCCCGCCTAGCAAAAGCTGAGAAATGATTTTCCCATGgaattttctctctgttttcttcctgtgtattCCATTTTCTTGAATCTGTTGTCTAGTTAAGATGTTGTCGTTGGAATCAAGTAGGTTAAagtaggttattatttttggAGTGGAAATGGCAGTCGAATAGGTATAAAATTCATTCGGggatagccattttggaattgctaagtaatagggtttttttaatttggtGCCATATTGATATTAGAGTATTTCTTATATAGtgatttttaaagtgttttggtATTTTGTTTGGTTCCATCATTAAAAATGGATGCCATCCTGACTGTATGTCAAATCCTTCCAATGTGAGCAGTCTTGTATTTTGgagagttatccaatctttgaTTTTGGTCATAATCGTGGCTtgatagtatacagtgatcccccgggtatcgcgaccccgatcattgcgaacgggctacattgcgatttttcaacccggaagtaaacaacaccatctgcgcatgcgtgcccttttttttctatggccacgcatgcgtagatggtggagtttccccgccgggcagatcagctgctgggtggcttccctgggtcttgccCCGGTAAGCGGCGGGGCGTGGGCGGGTGCGcgtgggccgcttcccagctgggaagctataagagcaacggggtgggcggggggaggccaggcggcgcgcgcgcggggcccgcttcccagctgggaagctataagagcaacggggtgggcggggggaggccgggcggcgcgcgcgcgggggccgcttcccagctgggaagcaataagagcaacggggtgggcggggggaggccaggcggcgcgcgcgcgggggccgcttcccagctgggaagcaataagagcaacggggtgggcggggggaggccaggcggcgcgcgcgcgggggccgcttcccagctgggaagctataagagcaacggggtgggcggggggagggcgggcggcgcgggggccgcttcccagctgggaagctataagagcaacggggtgggcggggggaggccgggcggcgcgcgcgcgggggccgcttcccagctgggaagcaataagagcaacggggtgggcggggggaggccgggcggcgcgcgcgcgggggccgcttcccagctgggaaggtataagagcaacggggtgggcggggggaggccgggcggcgcgcgcgcgggggccgcttcccagctgggaagctataagagcaacggggtgggcggggggaggccgggcggcgcgcgcgcgggggccgcttcccagctgggaagctataagagcaacggggtgggcgttttaaaacagccgcgccactttccaatgagtcctgaagacaaacgtcaaacttccgcgtttttcttcgggactcattggaaagccgtgcgggtgttttaaaacttccccgctgacatggggggctcgctagcacccccccaaacccgagttgggggttcggggggtgctagcgagccccccatgtcggcggggaagttttaaaacacccgcgcggctttccaatgagtcccgaagacaaacgcggaagtttgacgttttgtcttcgggactcattggaaagccgcgcgggtgttttaaaacttccccgccgacatggggggctcgctagcacccccccaaacccgggttgggggttcggggggtgctagcgagccccccatgtcggggaagttttaaaacacccgcgccgcccccaatcttcggctcctcgctagcgctgcggaagtaaaaacaccatctgcacatgcgcagatgttgtttttacttccgcagcgctacttcgcgaaaaaccgatcattgcgaggggtcctggaacggaaccctcgcaatgatcgggggatcactgtagatagaAATTGGGTAGTCCAAAACCACCTCTAGACCTATGGTCTTGTAAGTTTTTTGGTTTTATTCTTGCCTTCTgttttgtccaaatgaattttCGAATGAGTTTATGGAGATGTTCAAAGAATGATTGGTTTAGTTTAGTGGGGGCtacttgaaataaatataaatatctaggAAGGATATTTGATTTAATTGCGGCAATCTTGCCCATTAAAGATAATTTTAGGTTTGTCCATCTAGCTAGATCTTTTTGTATGTCTTGTGCAAGTTTGTCATAGTTGTCTTTTTTTATGGTGTCATTATTTGCTGAAATTAAGATGCCTGGGTATTTAATTTTTTCCACAATTTTTAGATTAAGAGCTTGTTCTAGTAgggaattttgtttttctgtcatgtttttggttataattttggttttatc
This genomic interval carries:
- the LOC139158609 gene encoding DLA class II histocompatibility antigen, DR-1 beta chain-like: MALVGVPLVQLVGALARIPGSEGGKETPAHFLAQEKGECHFLNGTQQVRLLWRYIYDRQEIVRFDSDCGEFKAITEFGKATADAWNRDKLALRYRKAAVDSFCRNNYKTAQSASVVGQRDSGRFQAHRHNLPPQRGDVYTCKVEHASLEAPITVQWEPRSSRSARAKIWMGIMGAVIGVAFLAVGFFSYLKAKKAIPIQPPAENMPEQYLFAVDTEKFWEFGQLFLTET